Proteins found in one Zea mays cultivar B73 chromosome 1, Zm-B73-REFERENCE-NAM-5.0, whole genome shotgun sequence genomic segment:
- the LOC103640486 gene encoding vegetative cell wall protein gp1: protein MAPHRLLQLLLLLAAAMTTARSQTQSPAAAPSTSPSSTAAAAPSPSSSSSPPPSKDTHISTSPAASPSSSHAGAKLTSPAASPAPTHSPTPPTPPPSPPTPAPTSSSPPPALPPPAAAPAPAPVGASAPPPAASSPPVPAPTLAPAPSSSPPAPAPVLAAPAPAPSKKPTPTKKKHAPAPLAAASPATGTGTGVGLAPGPGPSTADMMSGAARGCGGWAATATAALVLLAASLTVGPMVA, encoded by the exons atgGCCCCTCACCGCCTCCTCCAGCTTCTACTGCTCCTCGCCGCCGCCATGACCACCGCCCGGTCCCAGACCCAGTCACCAGCCGCCGCGCCATCCACCTCACCCTCCtctaccgccgccgccgccccaagCCCCTCATCCTCCTCCTCCCCGCCGCCCTCCAAGGACACCCACATCTCCACCTCGCCCGCCgcgtccccgtcctcgtcccacGCCGGCGCCAAGCTCACCTCCCCGGCCGCCTCCCCCGCGCCCACCCACTCCCCGACCCCACCGACGCCACCGCCGTCTCCGCCCACCCCAGCCCCCACCAGCTCCTCGCCGCCGCCCGCATTGCCGCCCCCGgccgcggcgccggcgccggcgcccgtGGGCGCGAGCGCCCCTCCGCCCGCCGCGTCCTCCCCGCCGGTCCCAGCGCCGACGCTCGCCCCCGCGCcgtcgtcgtcccctccggccccGGCGCCCGTCCTCgcggcgcccgcgcccgcgcccagcAAGAAGCCGACGCCGACGAAGAAGAAGCACGCGCCAGCACCGCTCGCGGCCGCGTCCCCGGCCACCGGCACCGGCACCGGCGTGGGCCTCGCCCCCGGCCCTGGCCCCTCCACCGCCGACATGATG AGCGGAGCGGCGCGGGGCTGCGGCGGGtgggcggcgacggcgacggcggcgcTGGTTCTTCTGGCCGCGTCGCTGACGGTGGGTCCGATGGTGGCGTGA